Proteins encoded by one window of Methanobacterium sp.:
- a CDS encoding pyridoxamine 5'-phosphate oxidase family protein, producing MSIVKIPSMKKEEYDKLISENHVSRIAFKGEDYPYIAPFMYVFDEKNKFIYFLSTNYGKKIGLFKNNPNVAVEIEKYNEDMSSYKFVTLQGRIIEVQEQKEVEETKKQFVKMIQEKLSGKALAALGYSPEETPESLIKGERALVWKLVDVESIVALKNP from the coding sequence ATGAGCATTGTGAAAATTCCATCAATGAAAAAGGAAGAATATGATAAATTAATAAGTGAAAATCATGTGAGCCGAATTGCATTTAAAGGAGAGGATTATCCCTATATTGCGCCCTTTATGTATGTTTTTGATGAAAAAAATAAATTTATCTATTTCTTATCTACAAATTACGGTAAAAAGATCGGATTATTCAAAAATAATCCGAATGTAGCTGTAGAAATTGAAAAATATAACGAAGATATGTCCAGTTATAAATTCGTAACACTGCAGGGCCGTATTATTGAAGTTCAAGAACAAAAAGAGGTAGAAGAAACCAAAAAACAATTCGTAAAAATGATTCAAGAAAAACTATCCGGTAAAGCCCTTGCTGCCCTTGGATATTCCCCTGAAGAAACTCCCGAATCTCTAATTAAAGGAGAAAGAGCATTAGTCTGGAAATTAGTTGATGTTGAGAGTATTGTAGCTCTTAAAAACCCTTAA